From Amycolatopsis sp. YIM 10, the proteins below share one genomic window:
- a CDS encoding glycoside hydrolase family 97 catalytic domain-containing protein, with amino-acid sequence MTWPGRTCTALLLSLAVVLSLSTVPAVSALASASWIITGPSSRSPVTAELTLDAGALKLSAARAGRTVLAPAPVGLRTERADLSRDLRVLGQQQRILAERYSMTTGKRHERAVRARETRFQLAAGDARFELLVRVSDDGVAYRYLLPDEGGTVVTGEASAYRPAPDATAWLLPYNPQYENQRVETTAAGAATGEFGHPSLFRSGEDFVLLTESDVDGSYSGSRLVHQAGSPEYAVKLADERVTAPGALRTPWRTAIIGDLATVTESTLVDDLAAPSRIEDTSWIRPGKSAWSWLSEHQSPRDFERQKVYVDFAARNGWPYVLVDEGWSEDWVPELTRYARARGVEILLWFHWQSLDTPQKRAEILPKVKAWGVKGVKVDFMESDTQARYQWYDAILADTAALELMINFHGSTIPHGLARTWPHLMTMEAIHGQEQLPQPANNPVHPFTRNVVGSMDFTPVALEVGPRTSSVGHEVALPVLYESAWQHFADKPEAYDRHPNALRFLNQVPTVWDETRYLTGYPGDEAALARRDGDRWFVGAITAGPARKVSTPLRFLGEGDWLVETVRDVPGQVDVQRESRVVRSSDSLSYDVPANGGFAAVACRAAADRTTCDEPVQHVPATSLTISPSDAGDRAPGSSFEVSAEFKLESDRVVRDVVLAPSVPNGWSLAGEPVRDSEFTPGEVLRGKWTVTVGPGAGKHEIPIAADFRDPSLVVPEVHVAKAVTVFVPPPVPSDGASVSDLPFMAAVNGWGPVERDRSNNDQAAGDGNPLRIGGVTYEKGLGTHALSEVTVYLGRGCQGFTALAGLDDETTQPGSATFEVLGDGVTLASTPVLRGGSPAVTVEADVRGVRMLTLRTTDGGDGKNHDHTDWAMPRLTCAP; translated from the coding sequence ATGACGTGGCCCGGCCGGACCTGTACCGCACTGCTGCTCTCGCTGGCGGTGGTGCTCTCCCTTTCGACCGTGCCCGCCGTGTCAGCCCTGGCCTCGGCGAGCTGGATCATCACCGGGCCGTCGTCGCGGTCCCCGGTGACCGCGGAACTCACCCTGGACGCGGGCGCACTGAAGCTTTCGGCGGCGCGGGCGGGGCGGACCGTGCTGGCCCCGGCGCCGGTCGGGCTGCGCACCGAGCGCGCCGACCTGAGCCGCGACCTGCGGGTTCTCGGGCAGCAGCAGCGCATCCTCGCCGAGCGCTACTCGATGACCACCGGCAAGCGGCACGAGCGCGCGGTCCGCGCGCGGGAGACCCGGTTCCAGCTGGCCGCCGGTGACGCGCGCTTCGAACTGCTGGTCCGCGTGTCCGATGACGGCGTCGCCTACCGCTATCTGCTGCCGGACGAAGGGGGCACGGTGGTCACCGGCGAGGCGTCGGCGTACCGGCCGGCGCCGGACGCCACGGCCTGGCTGCTGCCCTACAACCCCCAGTACGAGAACCAGCGGGTGGAGACCACCGCCGCCGGTGCCGCGACCGGGGAGTTCGGCCACCCGTCGCTGTTCCGCTCCGGCGAGGACTTCGTCCTGCTGACGGAGTCCGATGTGGACGGTTCGTACTCGGGCAGCAGGCTGGTGCACCAGGCCGGGTCGCCGGAATACGCGGTGAAGCTGGCCGACGAGCGGGTCACCGCACCGGGTGCGCTGCGCACGCCGTGGCGGACGGCGATCATCGGCGACCTCGCCACGGTCACCGAGTCCACGCTGGTCGACGACCTGGCCGCGCCTTCGCGGATCGAGGACACCTCGTGGATCCGGCCCGGCAAGTCGGCTTGGTCGTGGCTGAGCGAGCACCAGAGCCCGCGCGACTTCGAGCGGCAGAAGGTCTACGTGGACTTCGCCGCCCGCAACGGCTGGCCCTACGTCCTGGTCGACGAGGGCTGGAGCGAGGACTGGGTGCCGGAACTGACCCGGTACGCGCGGGCCCGCGGGGTCGAGATCCTGCTGTGGTTCCACTGGCAGAGCCTGGACACGCCGCAGAAGCGGGCGGAGATCCTGCCGAAGGTCAAGGCGTGGGGGGTCAAGGGCGTCAAGGTGGACTTCATGGAGTCCGACACGCAGGCGCGGTACCAGTGGTACGACGCGATACTGGCGGACACCGCGGCGCTGGAGCTGATGATCAACTTCCACGGGTCGACCATTCCGCACGGACTGGCCAGGACCTGGCCGCACCTGATGACCATGGAGGCGATCCACGGGCAGGAGCAGCTGCCGCAACCGGCGAACAATCCGGTGCACCCGTTCACCCGCAACGTGGTCGGCTCGATGGATTTCACACCGGTGGCGCTGGAGGTCGGGCCGCGCACGTCGAGCGTGGGGCACGAGGTGGCGCTGCCGGTGCTCTACGAATCGGCGTGGCAGCACTTCGCCGACAAGCCGGAGGCCTACGACCGGCATCCGAACGCGCTGCGCTTCCTGAACCAGGTGCCCACCGTGTGGGACGAGACGCGGTACCTGACCGGGTATCCGGGTGACGAGGCGGCGCTGGCCAGGCGCGACGGCGACCGGTGGTTCGTCGGCGCGATAACCGCCGGTCCGGCGCGGAAGGTGAGCACCCCGCTGAGGTTCCTCGGCGAGGGCGACTGGCTGGTCGAGACGGTCCGGGACGTGCCGGGACAGGTTGACGTGCAACGGGAAAGCCGAGTGGTGCGCTCGTCGGACAGCCTGAGCTACGACGTCCCGGCGAACGGTGGTTTCGCCGCGGTGGCCTGCCGGGCGGCCGCGGACCGGACCACCTGCGACGAGCCGGTCCAGCACGTGCCGGCGACTTCGCTGACGATCAGCCCATCGGACGCCGGTGACCGGGCGCCGGGTTCGTCGTTCGAGGTCAGCGCGGAGTTCAAGCTGGAGTCGGACCGGGTCGTGCGGGATGTGGTGCTGGCGCCGAGTGTCCCGAATGGATGGTCACTGGCCGGGGAACCGGTGCGGGACAGCGAGTTCACCCCGGGTGAGGTGCTGCGTGGCAAGTGGACGGTGACGGTGGGACCCGGTGCCGGCAAGCACGAGATCCCGATCGCGGCCGACTTCCGCGACCCGTCGCTGGTGGTTCCCGAGGTGCACGTGGCAAAAGCGGTGACGGTGTTCGTGCCACCACCGGTGCCTTCGGACGGAGCTTCGGTGAGCGACCTGCCGTTCATGGCCGCGGTGAACGGCTGGGGCCCGGTGGAGCGGGACCGGTCGAACAACGACCAGGCGGCCGGCGACGGGAACCCCCTGCGGATCGGCGGTGTCACGTATGAGAAGGGCCTGGGAACACACGCGTTGAGCGAGGTGACCGTCTACTTGGGACGGGGTTGCCAGGGCTTCACCGCGCTGGC